The DNA sequence CCGCCAGCTCCGGGAAGTGCCGTGCCAATGGCACCCGGCACGTCCGTGCCGCCGGCATCACCAGGTGGAGCAGCGCCTCCAGCCCCAGGCGGAGCCGTACCGCCAGCTCCAGGTGCCGCTGTGCCTCCTGCACCAGAAACTTCGGCACCTCCATCTCCGGGCGCAGTTGTGCCTCCGGCACCAGGTGTAGCCGTGCCGCCAGCTCCTGGAAGTGCTGTGCCTACGGCACCCGGCACGTCCGTGCCTCCGGCATCACCAGGTGTAGCAATACCTCCAGCCCCGGGCGGAGCCGTGCCACCTGCCCCAGGAACTTCGGTACCTCCAGCGCCCGGCACAGCCGTACCTCCTGCCCCAGGACAAGCGGTACCGCCGGCCCCCAATGACGATTGAGTCCCACTGGCTAGCACCCCGAAAGATCAGGGGAAACCCGGAGGGACATGCTGGACAAGCTCAGTAGACTGGTCGTCGTGAACGGTAGTTATCAGTCTCAGGGTTTTAGCAACGGACGAGTCCGGCTTAGCGACGAAGAGCGTCAGTCTGCAATGGCGGCACTCGGGCGCGCGTTCTCAGAGGGCCGTTTGTCCATCGATGAATACGATGAGCGCTGCCAGGAGATCGCGGGCGCCCAGTTCCATGGGGAGCTGGAGCCGTTGTTTGTTGATTTGCCGCAGCACCGTCAGGCAACGTCGACGGCGATGAGCACGCTGTACAGTGCGCAGGAGATTGAGACCGCTTATCGGGAGGGGCGCCGGACTCGGTTTGGTGTTTTCGGGCTGACGACTGTGGGTGCAACGGCGGCGGCGATTGCTTTCGCTCCACTGACGTCGGGCGCGTCGACGTTGCTGTTTTTCCTCATTCCGGCTGTGTTCATCCTTCTTTATGTGATGAAGGTCGGTCCGGAATCGTGGCATATGCCGAGTGCGCGGGCCGTCGATAGGCAACGCATCCGGGAGTTGCGGACGATGGAGCAGCTGCGCGCGACGGAGTTGCGCCTGGCGGAGCAGGATCGATTGGCGGAGTTGCGGGCGGAGCGCAAGGTTCAGACGGCGGAGCTGACGAATAAGGCCATGGGTTTTGTGAACCGGACGTTGGAGAATCGTCGGAAATAGTGGTTCCTGCTTTCCACTGGCCACGCTGAGTGGCAACATGGTCTCCATGACCGAGAACGATTCGCCCCGCCCGCTTCGCCGCGCGCCCCGTATTCTTGACCAGTCGGACAAGATGAAGGACGTGCTCTACGAGATCCGTGGGCCGGTGGCGGCGGAGGCGGAGCGCCTGGAGCTGGATGGGCATCGTATCCTCAAGCTCAATACGGGCAACCCCGCTACCTTTGGTTTTGATGCTCCTGACGTCATCATGCGGGATATGATTGCTGCTTTGCCGACGTCGCAGGGGTATTCCACCTCGAAGGGAATTATTCCGGCTCGGCGTGCGATCGTCACCAGGTACGAACTCATTGAGGGTTTCCCGCATTTCGATGTTGATGATGTCTTCCTGGGCAATGGTGTCTCCGAGCTGATCACGATGACCACTCAGGCGTTGCTCAATGACGGCGATGAGGTTCTCATTCCCGCCCCGGATTATCCACTGTGGACGGCCGCCACGTCGTTGGCGGGTGGTAAGCCGGTGCATTACCTCTGCGATGAGGAGGATGATTGGAACCCGTCGATCGAGGACATCCGGGCTAAGGTCACTGAGCGCACCAAGGCCATCGTTATCATCAATCCGAATAACCCGACGGGTGCTGTTTACTCCCGCAAGGTGCTCATGGATATTGTCCAGATTGCCCGCGAGAACCAGCTGCTCATTCTCGCGGACGAGATCTACGACCGGATTCTTTATGATGACGCTGAGCACATCTCCATCGCGACCCTTGCTCCGGACCTTTTCACCATCACGTACAACGGTCTGTCCAAGGCCTATCGTGTTGCCGGTTATCGCGCGGGGTGGATGGTTCTCACGGGCCCGAAGGATCGGGCTCACGGTTTCATTGAGGGCCTGGAGCTGCTGGCCGGCACTCGCCTGTGCCCGAATGTCCCTGCGCAGCACGCGATCCAGGTGGCTTTGGGTGGTCGGCAGTCGATTTATGAGCTGACCCACGAGAACGGGCGTCTGTACACGCAGCGCAACATTGCTTGGGAAAAACTCAACGAGATTCCTGGTGTCAGCTGCGTCAAACCGATGGGCGCGCTGTATGCGTTCCCCCATCTGGACCCCAACGTCTATGAGATCCACGATGACGCGAAGCTCATGCTGGACATCTTGCGCGCCGAGAAGATTCTCCTGGTCCAGGGCACCGGCTTCAACTGGCCTACCCCGGACCATTTCCGGGTGGTGACGTTGCCGTGGGCATCGCAGCTGGAGAACGCCATCGAGCGGCTGGGTAACTTCCTCGTCAGCTACAAGCAGTAGC is a window from the Corynebacterium testudinoris genome containing:
- a CDS encoding DUF1707 SHOCT-like domain-containing protein; its protein translation is MNGSYQSQGFSNGRVRLSDEERQSAMAALGRAFSEGRLSIDEYDERCQEIAGAQFHGELEPLFVDLPQHRQATSTAMSTLYSAQEIETAYREGRRTRFGVFGLTTVGATAAAIAFAPLTSGASTLLFFLIPAVFILLYVMKVGPESWHMPSARAVDRQRIRELRTMEQLRATELRLAEQDRLAELRAERKVQTAELTNKAMGFVNRTLENRRK
- a CDS encoding pyridoxal phosphate-dependent aminotransferase; this translates as MTENDSPRPLRRAPRILDQSDKMKDVLYEIRGPVAAEAERLELDGHRILKLNTGNPATFGFDAPDVIMRDMIAALPTSQGYSTSKGIIPARRAIVTRYELIEGFPHFDVDDVFLGNGVSELITMTTQALLNDGDEVLIPAPDYPLWTAATSLAGGKPVHYLCDEEDDWNPSIEDIRAKVTERTKAIVIINPNNPTGAVYSRKVLMDIVQIARENQLLILADEIYDRILYDDAEHISIATLAPDLFTITYNGLSKAYRVAGYRAGWMVLTGPKDRAHGFIEGLELLAGTRLCPNVPAQHAIQVALGGRQSIYELTHENGRLYTQRNIAWEKLNEIPGVSCVKPMGALYAFPHLDPNVYEIHDDAKLMLDILRAEKILLVQGTGFNWPTPDHFRVVTLPWASQLENAIERLGNFLVSYKQ